A stretch of Zootoca vivipara chromosome 13, rZooViv1.1, whole genome shotgun sequence DNA encodes these proteins:
- the LOC118094789 gene encoding olfactory receptor 6E1-like, translating into MENKSTIVAEFILVGFTSVRWMQLLLFVILLITYLLTIGGNVLIISITLLDHRLQTPMYFFLRNFSLLEIGFTTSSIPKVLLNLASDDKTISVAGCFTQCFFYFILGTTEFFLLATMSFDRYVAICNPLRYITIMNSRLCTQLVLGSWVFSCLYLIIPLIFLFRLPFCGPNVINHFFCDNLPLVKLACTDTQSLELLDFLLATFSVLGTLTVTIVSYIKIISTIMHIPSTAGRQKAFSTCASHLLVVFITYGSCIFMYVKPRQSGGLDLSRMVGVLNNVVSPLLNPFIYSLRNKQVKEALKDVIGRRIKFYGIFKH; encoded by the coding sequence ATGGAAAACAAGTCTACCATAGTTGCTGAATTCATCCTTGTGGGCTTCACCAGTGTCCGGTGGATGCAACTTCTCCTGTTCGTCATTCTCCTCATCACCTACCTCTTGACCATTGGAGGAAACGTCCTCATCATCTCCATCACCTTGCTTGACCATCGTCTCCAGacccccatgtatttcttcctcagAAATTTCTCTCTCTTGGAAATTGGTTTCACCACTTCCTCCATCCCCAAGGTTTTGCTCAACCTGGCCTCTGATGACAAAACCATTTCTGTTGCAGGCTGTTTCACTCAGTGCTTTTTCTATTTCATACTGGGGACCACTGAATTCTTCCTCTTGGCTACTATGTCCTTTGACAGATATGTGGCCATCTGTAATCCACTCCGGTATATAACCATCATGAACAGTCGTCTCTGTACCCAGTTAGTGTTGGGTTCTTGGGTATTCAGTTGCCTATACCTTATCATTCCTCTTATTTTCTTGTTCCGTTTACCCTTCTGTGGCCCAAATGTCATCAATCACTTCTTCTGTGACAATCTGCCATTGGTGAAGCTTGCTTGCACTGATACTCAGTCCCTAGAATTGCTTGATTTTCTCCTGGCCACTTTTAGTGTCCTGGGAACTTTAACTGTGACCATAGTTTCCTATATTAAAATTATTTCTACCATCATGCACATCCCTTCAACGGCAGGGCGGCAGAAAGCCTTCTCCACTTGTGCCTCCCACCTGCTGGTTGTCTTCATCACCTACGGAAGCTGCATTTTTATGTATGTCAAACCAAGACAGAGTGGGGGACTGGACCTCAGCAGGATGGTGGGTGTTCTGAACAATGTGGTGTCTCCACTACTCAACCCGTTCATCTACAGCTTGAGGAACAAGCAGGTCAAGGAGGCCCTGAAAGATGTCATTGGTAGGAGAATCAAGTTTTATGGGATTTTCAAGCACTGA
- the LOC118094894 gene encoding olfactory receptor 6E1-like, with translation MKNNSMVRELILLGLTGNHDLEIILFLLLMGIYLLTITGNILIILITLVSQQLYAPMYFFLRHVAFVEIGYTSAIVPKALANIAMGQKTISLAACLAQSFLYFVLGTTEFLLLAAMSIDRYVAICNPLRYSTIMNNRICSLLVLWSWAGALLLIIVPAVLLFRMPFCGPNTINHFFCDNGPLMKLACADTSLLELLSFLSAVLSLLGTLAINIVSYINIICTIMRIPSTTGRQKAFSTCASHFTVVSITYGSCIFMYVKPRGTRELGFRKGVAVLNTVLCPLLIPFIYCLRNKQVQDALRGTIRQFVSFWKGDSGISEQKNNTKQ, from the coding sequence ATGAAGAACAACAGCATGGTAAGAGAATTAATACTCTTGGGCTTAACGGGCAACCATGATCTTGAAATCATCCTTTTCCTACTGCTAATGGGGATATACCTTTTGACAATAACGGGAAACATACTGATTATTCTAATAACACTGGTGAGTCAACAGCTCTACGCCCCAATGTATTTCTTCCTACGACATGTTGCATTTGTGGAGATTGGGTATACCAGTGCCATTGTTCCTAAAGCTTTGGCCAACATAGCCATGGGCCAGAAGACTATCTCTCTAGCTGCTTGTTTGGCACAGAGCTTTCTGTACTTTGTCCTGGGAACCACGGAGTTCCTTCTGCTGGCGGCAATGTCCATTGACAGGTATGTGGCCATCTGCAACCCTCTTCGCTACTCAACCATCATGAACAATCGGATCTGCTCATTGCTGGTGCTCTGGTCTTGGGCTGGGGCATTGTTGCTGATCATCGTTCCTGCAGTTTTATTATTCCGGATGCCCTTTTGCGGCCCAAACACCATCAACCATTTTTTCTGTGACAATGGGCCACTGATGAAGCTTGCATGTGCAGACACAAGTCTGCTGGAGCTCCTCAGTTTCCTCAGTGCTGTTCTTTCTCTCCTTGGGACCTTAGCCATAAACATTGTGTCCTACATCAATATTATCTGCACCATCATGCGCATCCCATCAACCACAGGGAGGCAAAAGGCTTTCTCCACTTGCGCTTCTCATTTCACTGTGGTCTCCATCACTTATGGCAGTTGCATTTTCATGTACGTAAAACCAAGAGGGACCAGAGAGTTAGGCTTCAGGAAAGGGGTGGCTGTTCTAAACACTGTTCTCTGTCCTCTTCTGATCCCATTCATATACTGCCTGAGGAATAAACAGGTTCAAGATGCTTTGAGAGGAACAATTAGACAGTTTGTTTCATTCTGGAAGGGTGATTCAGGTATATCAGAGCAAAAAAATAATACTAAACAGTAA
- the LOC118094532 gene encoding olfactory receptor 6J1-like, which produces MGNHTGYEDFILMGFLMQREAEILLATVLIAVYILTLLGNTVVLFITSTNSSLHTPMYFFLGNLSILDLAFSTVTVPSLLRGLLSGAKTISFASCMAQSYFYFFLATVEYFLLTSMSYDRYVAICNPLRYPIIMNGQVCVQLVLVCWLGGFISVLYPTIMITKFSYCKSHVIDHFFCDSEPLLKLSCTDTGLIQIITFLLSTMVILCSLVLTLISYAYIVSTILAIPTDTGRKKAFNTCASHLTLFLMAVSISILLYVIPSKKSALGARKVPALLSSIVNPFLSPFVYTLRNDLVKGILQGIFGQGKATETQKLRKLLMNHA; this is translated from the coding sequence ATGGGAAACCACACTGGATATGAAGACTTCATCCTGATGGGTTTTCTGATGCAACGTGAAGCAGAGATTCTGTTGGCAACAGTTCTCATAGCTGTGTATATCTTGACGCTGTTGGGTAACACGGTCGTTCTGTTCATTACCTCCACCAACAGCAGCCTCCATacacccatgtacttcttccttggCAACCTCTCCATCCTGGACCTTGCTTTTTCGACCGTGACTGTTCCGAGCTTGTTAAGGGGCCTTCTTTCAGGAGCCAAGACCATTTCTTTTGCTAGCTGCATGGCCCAATCCTACTTCTACTTCTTTTTGGCCACAGTGGAGTACTTCCTCTTGACGTCCATGTCCTATGACCGTTACGTGGCCATATGCAACCCATTACGTTATCCCATCATTATGAATGGCCAGGTTTGTGTCCAATTGGTATTGGTCTGCTGGCTGGGTGGGTTCATCTCTGTCCTCTATCCAACCATCATGATCACCAAGTTCTCCTATTGCAAGTCCCATGTCATTGACCACTTCTTCTGTGACAGTGAGCCTCTACTGAAACTATCCTGTACCGATACAGGCTTGATACAGATAATCACTTTTCTGCTGTCAACAATGGTCATCCTCTGCTCCTTGGTTCTAACTCTCATCTCCTATGCGTACATTGTCTCCACCATTTTGGCCATACCCACTGACACTGGGAGGAAGAAGGCCTTCAACACATGTGCCTCTCATCTCACCTTGTTCCTAATGGCTGTAAGCATTTCTATCCTACTGTACGTGATCCCATCTAAGAAATCTGCTTTGGGGGCTCGCAAGGTTCCGGCGTTACTGAGTAGTATAGTCAACCCGTTCCTGAGTCCTTTTGTGTATACACTGAGAAATGATTTGGTCAAGGGCATCTTGCAAGGGATTTTTGGTCAGGGCAAAGCTACAGAGactcagaagctgcggaagctgctCATGAATCATGCTTAA